AAGTTCAACAGCACCGTCGTCATACCAAAGCCCATTAAACCAAGCGGAGCTGGATTTCCGGTTGTATCCTGAATTGTAATCATAGTTGAAAGAACCCCTTGTTTTTCTTCAGGCATAATTACCTCCTTATTGTTTATATTATTTTTGTTTTCGCAGAACTTGCGAAATCGATTTTACTCCTTGATTTTATTCTTGTTTATATTATTATAACATATTATAATTTAACTTCCACATATAAAACCAATGTCTAAACAGGTGCAAACAATAATGGATTTAAAAACGGAAAACGCCGCAATAGCCGATGAATCTAAATTTGAATACAAAAGGATATTAACTGGGGACAGGCCCACAGGCCCCCTTCATCTCGGACATTATGCCGGTTCGTTAAGAAACAGGGTAAGGCTTCAGGGCAAGTATGAAACATTTATATTAATTGCGGACATTCAAGCGCTTACGACAAATTTTGAACATCCGGAAAAACTGCAAGAAAATATTTTTCTTGCCGCTCTCGACTATCTTTCATGCGGCATAGACCCCAATTTGTCCACTATAATCATTCAATCGATGATTCCCGAGATTTCGGAACTTACGACATTTTTTTCAATGCTCGTATCTATAAATCCCTTAAAACACAATCCGACGATTAAAACGGAAGCAAAGGAAAGGGGATATAAGGAGCTAACTTATGGTTTCTTGGGCTATCCCGTAAGTCAAACCGCCGATATCGCAATTTTTAAAGCCGATTTGGTGCCTGTCGGCATTGACCAGCTTCCGCATATAGAACTTGCAAGAAAAATAGTTAGAAAATTCAATGAATTATATAATGGAAACCTGATAGAACCCTTTGCCCTGATAGATAAATTTCCAAAGTTAGTCGGGCTTGACGGAAATCTTAAAATGAGCAAATCTTATGGAAATGCGATTAACCTTTCCGATGAGTTTGATCTGATTAAGTCGAAAATAAGAGCGGCTTTAACGGATAAAAATAGAATTCACCCGACCGACAAGGGAAACCCCGAAATTTGCACGATTTATTCCTATCACAAGGCTTTTGCAGGTGAAACCCTTATTAAAGAAACGGACTACAATTGCAGAAACGGAAAAATAGGCTGCGTGAAATGCAAGGAGAACCTTTTCGAGGTAATTAAAAAACTCCTCGAGCCGATGAATGAAAGACGGGCTTGCTATTTAAGCAATAAAGACGAAATATGGGATATACTGCTAACGGGAACCGCCAGAGCCAAGGCTATCGCTTCGGAAACCATTAAGGAAGTAAAAGAATCGATGAAAATATTATATATTCTTCCGT
This genomic interval from Candidatus Acidulodesulfobacterium ferriphilum contains the following:
- the trpS gene encoding tryptophan--tRNA ligase, which produces MDLKTENAAIADESKFEYKRILTGDRPTGPLHLGHYAGSLRNRVRLQGKYETFILIADIQALTTNFEHPEKLQENIFLAALDYLSCGIDPNLSTIIIQSMIPEISELTTFFSMLVSINPLKHNPTIKTEAKERGYKELTYGFLGYPVSQTADIAIFKADLVPVGIDQLPHIELARKIVRKFNELYNGNLIEPFALIDKFPKLVGLDGNLKMSKSYGNAINLSDEFDLIKSKIRAALTDKNRIHPTDKGNPEICTIYSYHKAFAGETLIKETDYNCRNGKIGCVKCKENLFEVIKKLLEPMNERRACYLSNKDEIWDILLTGTARAKAIASETIKEVKESMKILYILP